Proteins encoded within one genomic window of Brassica rapa cultivar Chiifu-401-42 chromosome A09, CAAS_Brap_v3.01, whole genome shotgun sequence:
- the LOC103838445 gene encoding G-type lectin S-receptor-like serine/threonine-protein kinase At1g61390, translating into MVFFLFFLLISIFSTCGNADINTSSPLSIGQTLSSPNGVYELGFFSPNNTLNKYVGVWFKNITPQVVVWVANRDKPVTKTAANLTISSNGSLILLDGKQDVIWSTGEAFTSKKCHAELLDTGNLVVTDDVSGKTLWQSFGNLGNTMLPQSSVSYDIPRGKKHVLTSWKSNNDPSPGEYSLEFTPQVPPQGLIRRGSKPYWRSGPWAKTKFSGIPGIDASYVSPFTVVQDVEKGTASFSYSQLRNYKLSYVTLTSEGKMKILWSDGKNWTLHFAAPVSSCDLYGACGPFGLCLRTSTPKCVCMKGFVPKSDEEWRQRNWTSGCVRHTQLSCQANSSTKTQGKEADIFYHMKHVKTPDMYQFASFLNAEQCHQGCLGNCSCTAFAYISGIGCLVWNRELVDTVQFSSDGESLSLRLASSELVGSSRTMIIAGATASLSLLTILVFSAYTFWRYRAKQNVAPNFMFINTSQDARRNDLEPQDVSGINFFEMHTIRTATNNFSFSNKLGQGGFGPVYKGKLVDGKEIAVKRLSSSSGQGTEEFMNEITLISKLQHRNLVRLLGCCIKGEEKLLIYEFLENKSLDVFLFDSTLKFEIDWTKRFDIIQGIARGLLYLHRDSRLRVIHRDLKVSNILLDERMIPKISDFGLARMFQGTHFQDNTRRVVGTLGYMSPEYAWTGVFSEKSDIYAFGVLLLEIISGEKISRFNNGEEGNNLIAYAWECWCETKGVDFLDQDIADSCCPLQVSRCVQIGLICVQHQPVERPNTVELLSMLTTTLVLPSPKQPIFALHSRGEESTSNDVITVNGLTQSGIQGR; encoded by the exons atggttttctttcttttttttctcttaatatCTATATTCTCAACTTGTGGAAATGCTGATATAAACACATCAAGTCCTTTATCAATAGGACAAACTCTGAGCTCTCCCAACGGAGTTTATGAATTAGGCTTCTTCAGTCCTAACAACACCCTGAATAAGTATGTTGGGGTATGGTTCAAGAACATCACTCCTCAGGTCGTTGTGTGGGTGGCTAACAGAGACAAACCAGTCACAAAAACCGCGGCAAATCTCACCATCAGCAGCAACGGGAGCCTGATCTTGCTTGACGGAAAGCAAGATGTTATATGGTCAACAGGAGAAGCATTCACATCCAAGAAGTGCCATGCAGAGCTTCTAGACACCGGAAACCTTGTTGTAACCGATGATGTTTCAGGAAAAACATTATGGCAGAGCTTCGGGAATCTTGGTAATACTATGTTACCTCAGTCATCGGTGTCTTATGATATCCCCCGAGGAAAGAAGCATGTGTTGACTTCCTGGAAAAGCAACAACGATCCATCCCCTGGGGAATACTCACTGGAGTTCACACCACAAGTACCCCCACAAGGCCTTATAAGGAGAGGCTCAAAGCCTTACTGGAGAAGTGGTCCATGGGCAAAAACAAAATTCTCTGGGATACCTGGGATCGATGCATCATATGTAAGTCCATTCACTGTTGTCCAGGATGTAGAGAAAGGCACAGCATCTTTCTCTTATTCCCAGTTGAGAAACTATAAACTATCATATGTTACGTTAACATCAGAAGGGAAAATGAAGATCCTCTGGAGTGATGGCAAAAACTGGACGCTTCACTTTGCAGCTCCAGTAAGCTCATGTGATCTATATGGTGCTTGTGGGCCTTTTGGTTTGTGTTTGAGAACCAGTACTCCAAAGTGTGTATGCATGAAAGGGTTTGTACCAAAGTCAGATGAGGAGTGGAGACAAAGGAACTGGACAAGTGGGTGTGTGAGACATACACAGCTCTCTTGCCAGGCGAACTCTTCTACAAAGACTCAAGGCAAAGAAGCAGACATCTTCTATCATATGAAACATGTAAAGACTCCGGATATGTACCAGTTTGCAAGCTTTCTCAACGCAGAACAGTGTCACCAGGGTTGTCTAGGAAACTGTTCTTGCACAGCCTTTGCCTATATAAGTGGAATTggatgcttggtatggaaccggGAGCTTGTAGACACGGTTCAGTTTTCATCTGATGGAGAGTCTCTTTCCCTTCGTCTTGCAAGTTCAGAATTGG TTGGAAGCAGCCGAACAATGATTATTGCTGGTGCTACTGCCAGCCTTTCCTTACTCACGATCTTGGTCTTTTCCGCGTATACGTTCTGGAGATACCGAGCCAAACAAAATG TTGCACCAAATTTTATGTTCATCAACACTTCACAAGATGCGCGGAGGAATGATTTGGAACCACAAGATGTCTCCGGCATAAATTTCTTTGAGATGCATACAATACGAACTGCCACTAATAACTTTAGTTTCTCAAACAAACTCGGTCAAGGTGGATTTGGTCCAGTTTATAAG GGAAAGCTGGTAGATGGAAAGGAAATAGCGGTTAAACGCCTGTCTAGCAGCTCCGGACAGGGAACAGAGGAGTTCATGAATGAGATAACACTAATCTCTAAACTACAGCATAGAAACTTGGTTAGGCTTTTGGGATGCTGCATCAAAGGAGAAGAGAAGCTATTGATTTATGAGTTTTTGGAGAACAAAAGCCTTGACGTTTTTCTATTTG ATTCAACTCTAAAGTTTGAGATTGATTGGACAAAGAGATTTGATATCATTCAAGGTATTGCACGTGGGCTTCTCTATCTCCACCGTGACTCACGCCTCAGGGTCATTCACCGAGACCTGAAGGTCAGCAACATTCTTCTGGACGAGAGAATGATCCCAAAAATATCAGATTTTGGACTGGCTCGCATGTTTCAAGGAACCCATTTCCAGGACAACACTCGCAGGGTTGTAGGAACTCT AGGATATATGTCTCCTGAGTATGCGTGGACAGGTGTGTTCTCTGAAAAATCCGACATCTATGCATTTGGAGTTCTCTTGTTAGAAATTATCAGTGGAGAAAAGATCTCAAGGTTCAACAATGGGGAAGAAGGAAATAACCTCATTGCATAT GCATGGGAATGTTGGTGTGAAACCAAAGGAGTTGATTTTCTGGACCAAGATATTGCTGATTCTTGTTGCCCATTACAAGTTTCGAGATGTGTCCAGATTGGTCTGATTTGTGTTCAACACCAACCTGTGGAGAGACCCAACACAGTTGAGTTACTGTCTATGCTCACTACAACATTAGTTCTTCCCTCACCAAAACAACCCATATTTGCACTGCACAGTAGAGGTGAAGAATCCACGTCTAACGATGTGATCACCGTCAATGGGTTGACACAATCTGGGATCCAGGGGCGTTAA
- the LOC103838447 gene encoding G-type lectin S-receptor-like serine/threonine-protein kinase SD1-29: MGMVLFACSFLLTIFTTCVYAAINSSSPLSIRQTLSSPGGFYELGFFSPNNTGNQYIGIWFKKIVPRVIVWVANRDKPVTSSAANLTISRNGSLILVDEKQAVIWSTGEASFPSSRSHAELLDTGNLVLIDDVSRTTIWESFENLGNTMLPQSTLMYDLSHGKKRELTSWKSYSDPSLGNFSLEITPQVPLQGLIRRGSVPYWRTGPWAKTRFTGFPQFDESYVSPFSVVQDLATGTGSFSYSTLRNFNLSYLTLTPEGNMEIYWDQGQKWMHHLTEPEHSCDIYGTCGPFGLCVRSSTPRCICLKGFVPKKDVEWRKGNWTSGCVRRAQLSCQAKSSTKTQGRDTDIFYRMTNVKTPDLHQFASFLDADMCYQGCLGNCSCTAFAYISGIGCLVWNGKLVDTVQFMSNGETISIRLASSELAGSHRTKIIVATTACLSIFAILVFTAFMFWRYRAKQKEPTHVGINTLQNAWKNDFEPQDISGVNFFEMHTIRTATDNFSSSNKLGQGGFGPVYKGKLLDGKEIAAKRLSSSSDQGTGEFLNEIRLISKLQHRNLVRLLGYCIEGEEKLLIYEFMVNKSLDIFLFDSTLKLEIDWAKRFEIIQGIARGLLYLHRDSRLRVIHRDLKVSNILLDEKMNPKISDFGLARMFQGTQYQDNTRRVVGTLGYMSPEYAWAGLFSEKSDIYSLGVLMLEIISGKKISRFSFGDGSKGLLAYAWESWCETGGADLLDQDLTDSCNIYEVARCVQIGLLCVQHEASDRPNTLQVLSMITSTTELPTPKQPIFAAQTLNDVFTSESESKHIFSVNDLTQSVIQGR; this comes from the exons ATGGGTATGGTTTTATTTGCTTGCTCTTTCTTACTAACCATATTCACAACCTGTGTTTATGCAGCTATAAACTCATCAAGCCCTTTGTCAATACGACAGACTCTGAGTTCCCCTGGTGGGTTCTATGAGCTAGGCTTCTTCAGTCCTAACAATACTGGGAATCAGTATATTGGGATCTGGTTCAAGAAAATAGTTCCTCGGGTAATTGTGTGGGTGGCTAACAGAGATAAACCAGTTACAAGCTCTGCAGCAAATCTCACCATCAGCAGAAACGGGAGCCTGATCTTAGTTGATGAGAAACAAGCTGTGATTTGGTCAACAGGAGAGGCTTCTTTCCCATCAAGCAGATCTCATGCCGAGCTTCTAGACACTGGAAATCTCGTTCTGATCGATGATGTCTCAAGAACAACTATATGGGAAAGCTTTGAGAATCTTGGTAATACTATGCTTCCTCAGTCAACGCTGATGTATGATCTTTCCCATGGCAAGAAGCGGGAACTGACTTCATGGAAAAGCTACAGTGATCCTTCACTTGGGAACTTTTCTCTGGAGATTACACCACAAGTCCCTTTACAAGGCCTCATAAGAAGAGGCTCAGTGCCTTACTGGAGAACTGGTCCATGGGCGAAAACAAGGTTCACTGGCTTCCCACAGTTTGATGAATCATATGTAAGTCCATTCAGCGTTGTCCAGGATCTAGCAACCGGTACAGGATCTTTCTCTTACTCCACTTTGAGAAACTTTAATCTGTCCTATCTTACCCTAACACCAGAGGGGAACATGGAGATTTACTGGGATCAAGGCCAAAAATGGATGCATCACCTTACAGAACCAGAACACTCATGTGATATATACGGTACTTGTGGTCCTTTTGGTTTGTGTGTGAGATCTAGTACCCCGAGGTGCATATGCTTGAAAGGGTTTGTTCCAAAGAAAGATGTGGAATGGAGGAAAGGGAACTGGACTAGTGGGTGTGTGAGACGTGCACAGCTATCTTGTCAGGCTAAATCTTCTACTAAAACACAAGGCAGAGACACAGACATCTTCTATCGTATGACTAATGTAAAGACTCCAGATCTGCACCAGTTTGCAAGCTTTCTTGATGCAGACATGTGTTACCAGGGCTGTCTAGGAAACTGTTCTTGTACAGCCTTTGCCTATATAAGTGGGATTGGATGCTTAGTATGGAATGGGAAGCTAGTAGACACAGTTCAGTTTATGTCCAATGGAGAAACTATCTCCATTCGTCTTGCCAGTTCGGAATTGG CTGGAAGCCATAGAACCAAGATTATAGTAGCTACTACTGCTTGCCTTTCGATTTTCGCTATCTTGGTCTTTACCGCATTTATGTTCTGGAGATACAGAGCCAAACAAAAAG AACCAACCCATGTTGGCATCAACACTTTACAAAATGCATGGAAGAATGATTTCGAACCACAAGATATCTCAGGTGTAAATTTCTTTGAGATGCATACCATAAGAACTGCCACTGATAATTTCAGTTCCTCAAATAAACTTGGTCAAGGTGGATTTGGTCCAGTGTACAAG GGAAAGCTGCTAGATGGGAAGGAAATAGCTGCTAAGCGCCTTTCAAGTAGCTCTGATCAGGGTACAGGGGAGTTCTTGAATGAAATAAGACTAATATCAAAACTACAACATAGGAACTTGGTTCGGTTATTGGGGTACTGTATCGAAGGAGAAGAGAAGCTACTTATTTATGAGTTTATGGTGAACAAAAGCCTTGATATATTCCTCTTTG ATTCAACTCTAAAGCTGGAGATTGATTGGGCAAAGAGATTTGAAATCATTCAAGGTATTGCACGTGGACTTCTCTATCTCCACCGTGACTCGCGCCTTAGGGTCATTCACCGAGATCTCAAGGTTAGCAATATTCTTCTGGATGAAAAGATGAATCCAAAAATATCGGATTTCGGATTGGCTAGGATGTTTCAGGGAACACAATATCAGGACAACACTCGAAGAGTTGTAGGAACTCT AGGATATATGTCTCCTGAGTATGCATGGGCAGGGTTGTTCTCCGAGAAGTCAGACATCTACAGCCTAGGAGTTCTCATGCTAGAAATCATCAGCGGCAAGAAGATTTCAAGGTTCAGCTTTGGAGATGGGAGCAAAGGCCTTCTTGCATAC GCCTGGGAGTCTTGGTGCGAGACTGGAGGAGCGGATCTTCTTGATCAAGATCTTACTGACTCATGCAACATATACGAAGTTGCGAGATGTGTTCAGATTGGTCTTCTATGTGTCCAACATGAAGCCTCGGACAGACCCAACACTCTTCAAGTACTGTCCATGATTACTTCAACGACAGAACTTCCAACACCAAAGCAGCCTATATTTGCGGCGCAAACTCTAAACGATGTGTTCACGTCAGAGTCTGAGTCTAAACATATCTTCTCTGTCAATGATTTAACACAATCTGTAATCCAAGGAcgataa
- the LOC103838446 gene encoding G-type lectin S-receptor-like serine/threonine-protein kinase At1g61370 isoform X1, producing the protein MRNIDILFFSFFLFLLSRFSSYGYAAITRASPLSIGQTLSSPDGSYEFGFFSPNNSRNQYVGVWFKNITPQVVVWVGNRDKPVTKTPANLTLSTNGSLVLLEGEEQDLVWSIGETFSSNELRGELLDNGNFVLVDAVSGRILWQSFEHLGDTMLPQSSVMYNVPNNNKRVLSSWKSPTDPSSGEFIAELTTQLPPQGFIMRGTIPYWRGGPWARERFTGTPEMDDSHVSQFSVSQDASAGTGFLTYSLQRNSNLSYTTLTPEGSLKIRWHDGSGWVTDFEAPVSSCDVYNTCGPYGLCVRSNPPKCECLKGFIPRSDEEWNRRNWTGGCVRRTDLSCRVNSSVTTTTQGNGADVFDVVANVKPPDFYEYLSLINAEECSQRCRGNCSCMAFSFVDQIGCLVWYRELVDVMQFSAGGEVLSIRLASSELGGSNRTKIIVASAVSVCVFMIMVLASYWFWRRRHKAKQNDSTPTTMETSEDAWEEELKQQDVYFFEMQTILAITDNFSIEKKLGQGGFGPVYKGKLQDGKEIAIKRLSSSSGQGKQEFMNEIVLISKLQHRNLVRLMGCCIEGEEKLLIYEFLVNKSLNTFIFDSTKKLELDWPKRFEIIQGIACGLLYLHRDSCLRVVHRDLKVSNILLDEEMNPKISDFGLARMFQGTQHQANTRRVVGTLGYMSPEYAWTGMFSEKSDIYAFGVLLLEIITGKRISSFTIGEEGKSLLEYTWDCWRESGGADLLDQDISSSGSDTEVARCVQIGLLCIQQQALDRPNIAQVMSMLTTEMDLPEPKQPVFALQIQESDSDSKTMYSVNEITQTDIFGR; encoded by the exons ATGagaaatattgatattttattcttttctttcttcctcttcttgttgaGCAGATTCTCAAGTTATGGCTATGCAGCTATAACCAGAGCAAGCCCTTTGTCAATAGGACAAACTCTAAGCTCTCCTGACGGATCTTACGAGTTCGGTTTCTTCAGTCCTAACAATTCTCGGAATCAGTATGTTGGTGTCTGGTTCAAGAACATCACTCCTCAGGTCGTTGTCTGGGTGGGTAACAGAGACAAGCCAGTCACAAAAACACCGGCGAATCTCACTCTCAGCACCAATGGGAGCCTTGTCCTGCTCGAGGGAGAAGAACAAGATCTTGTCTGGTCCATAGGAGAAACTTTCTCATCTAACGAACTCCGCGGCGAGCTTTTAGACAATGGCAATTTCGTCCTGGTTGATGCAGTTTCCGGAAGAATCTTATGGCAAAGCTTTGAGCATCTCGGTGATACTATGCTACCTCAATCATCTGTGATGTATAATGTTCCTAATAACAACAAACGTGTGTTGTCTTCCTGGAAAAGCCCCACAGATCCTTCATCTGGAGAGTTCATAGCTGAGCTTACCACACAGCTACCTCCACAAGGCTTTATAATGAGAGGAACAATACCCTACTGGAGAGGCGGTCCATGGGCGAGGGAAAGGTTCACCGGCACACCGGAGATGGATGACTCACATGTAAGCCAGTTCAGCGTTTCTCAAGACGCGTCAGCCGGGACAGGCTTTTTGACTTATTCATTACAAAGAAACTCTAACTTGTCGTACACTACGCTGACACCAGAGGGATCGTTGAAGATTCGTTGGCACGATGGCTCTGGTTGGGTTACTGACTTTGAGGCACCAGTAAGCTCGTGTGATGTTTACAATACATGTGGGCCTTATGGGCTTTGTGTGAGATCTAATCCTCCAAAGTGTGAATGCTTGAAAGGGTTTATACCAAGATCAGATGAGGAGTGGAATAGAAGGAACTGGACTGGTGGTTGTGTGAGAAGAACAGACTTGTCTTGTCGTGTGAACTCTTctgtaacaacaacaacacaaggCAATGGTGCAGACGTCTTTGACGTTGTTGCAAATGTAAAGCCTCCGGATTTTTATGAGTATCTGAGCTTGATCAATGCTGAGGAGTGTAGCCAGCGTTGTCGTGGAAACTGTTCTTGCATGGCGTTTTCCTTCGTTGATCAGATTGGATGCTTGGTGTGGTACCGTGAGCTTGTCGATGTGATGCAGTTTTCTGCTGGAGGAGAAGTTCTTTCAATCCGTCTTGCAAGTTCTGAGTTGG GTGGAAGCAATCGAACCAAGATTATTGTGGCTAGCGCTGTCAGCGTTTGTGTTTTCATGATCATGGTTTTAGCCTCTTACTGGTTCTGGCGGAGGAGACACAAAGCAAAACAAAATG ACTCAACTCCTACAACAATGGAGACTTCAGAAGATGCATGGGAGGAAGAACTGAAACAACAAGATGTATACTTCTTTGAGATGCAAACAATACTAGCTATCACTGATAACTTCAGCATCGAAAAGAAGCTTGGTCAAGGTGGGTTTGGTCCAGTTTATAAG GGAAAGCTGCAAGATGGGAAGGAAATAGCTATAAAACGGCTTTCTAGCAGTTCCGGACAGGGAAAACAGGAGTTCATGAATGAGATAGTACTCATCTCTAAGCTCCAACATAGAAACTTGGTTCGGCTTATGGGATGCTGCATCGAAGGAGAGGAAAAGCTTTTGATTTATGAGTTCTTGGTGAACAAAAGCCTCAACACCTTTATCTTTG ATTCGACGAAAAAGCTTGAGCTTGATTGGCCCAAGCGGTTTGAAATCATTCAAGGTATCGCTTGTGGACTTCTCTATCTTCACCGTGACTCATGTCTCAGGGTTGTGCACCGTGATTTGAAGGTCAGCAACATCCTTTTGGATGAGGAAATGAACCCAAAAATATCAGATTTTGGATTAGCTCGGATGTTTCAAGGAACACAACACCAAGCCAACACTCGCAGGGTTGTTGGAACTCT AGGATACATGTCTCCAGAGTATGCATGGACAGGAATGTTCTCTGAGAAATCAGACATCTATGCATTTGGAGTTCTTCTACTTGAAATCATAACGGGAAAGAGGATCTCCAGTTTCACCATTGGAGAGGAAGGCAAGAGTCTTCTTGAATAT ACATGGGATTGTTGGAGAGAAAGTGGTGGAGCGGATCTACTGGATCAAGATATATCCAGTTCAGGTTCTGATACGGAAGTAGCGAGATGTGTTCAGATTGGTTTGCTGTGTATTCAACAGCAAGCGTTGGATAGACCCAACATTGCACAAGTCATGTCAATGCTTACTACAGAAATGGATCTTCCTGAACCAAAACAACCGGTTTTTGCATTGCAGATTCAAGAGAGTGATTCAGATTCCAAGACTATGTATTCTGTGAATGAGATAACACAAACAGATATATTTGGTCGATAA
- the LOC103838446 gene encoding G-type lectin S-receptor-like serine/threonine-protein kinase At1g61370 isoform X2 — MLPQSSVMYNVPNNNKRVLSSWKSPTDPSSGEFIAELTTQLPPQGFIMRGTIPYWRGGPWARERFTGTPEMDDSHVSQFSVSQDASAGTGFLTYSLQRNSNLSYTTLTPEGSLKIRWHDGSGWVTDFEAPVSSCDVYNTCGPYGLCVRSNPPKCECLKGFIPRSDEEWNRRNWTGGCVRRTDLSCRVNSSVTTTTQGNGADVFDVVANVKPPDFYEYLSLINAEECSQRCRGNCSCMAFSFVDQIGCLVWYRELVDVMQFSAGGEVLSIRLASSELGGSNRTKIIVASAVSVCVFMIMVLASYWFWRRRHKAKQNDSTPTTMETSEDAWEEELKQQDVYFFEMQTILAITDNFSIEKKLGQGGFGPVYKGKLQDGKEIAIKRLSSSSGQGKQEFMNEIVLISKLQHRNLVRLMGCCIEGEEKLLIYEFLVNKSLNTFIFDSTKKLELDWPKRFEIIQGIACGLLYLHRDSCLRVVHRDLKVSNILLDEEMNPKISDFGLARMFQGTQHQANTRRVVGTLGYMSPEYAWTGMFSEKSDIYAFGVLLLEIITGKRISSFTIGEEGKSLLEYTWDCWRESGGADLLDQDISSSGSDTEVARCVQIGLLCIQQQALDRPNIAQVMSMLTTEMDLPEPKQPVFALQIQESDSDSKTMYSVNEITQTDIFGR, encoded by the exons ATGCTACCTCAATCATCTGTGATGTATAATGTTCCTAATAACAACAAACGTGTGTTGTCTTCCTGGAAAAGCCCCACAGATCCTTCATCTGGAGAGTTCATAGCTGAGCTTACCACACAGCTACCTCCACAAGGCTTTATAATGAGAGGAACAATACCCTACTGGAGAGGCGGTCCATGGGCGAGGGAAAGGTTCACCGGCACACCGGAGATGGATGACTCACATGTAAGCCAGTTCAGCGTTTCTCAAGACGCGTCAGCCGGGACAGGCTTTTTGACTTATTCATTACAAAGAAACTCTAACTTGTCGTACACTACGCTGACACCAGAGGGATCGTTGAAGATTCGTTGGCACGATGGCTCTGGTTGGGTTACTGACTTTGAGGCACCAGTAAGCTCGTGTGATGTTTACAATACATGTGGGCCTTATGGGCTTTGTGTGAGATCTAATCCTCCAAAGTGTGAATGCTTGAAAGGGTTTATACCAAGATCAGATGAGGAGTGGAATAGAAGGAACTGGACTGGTGGTTGTGTGAGAAGAACAGACTTGTCTTGTCGTGTGAACTCTTctgtaacaacaacaacacaaggCAATGGTGCAGACGTCTTTGACGTTGTTGCAAATGTAAAGCCTCCGGATTTTTATGAGTATCTGAGCTTGATCAATGCTGAGGAGTGTAGCCAGCGTTGTCGTGGAAACTGTTCTTGCATGGCGTTTTCCTTCGTTGATCAGATTGGATGCTTGGTGTGGTACCGTGAGCTTGTCGATGTGATGCAGTTTTCTGCTGGAGGAGAAGTTCTTTCAATCCGTCTTGCAAGTTCTGAGTTGG GTGGAAGCAATCGAACCAAGATTATTGTGGCTAGCGCTGTCAGCGTTTGTGTTTTCATGATCATGGTTTTAGCCTCTTACTGGTTCTGGCGGAGGAGACACAAAGCAAAACAAAATG ACTCAACTCCTACAACAATGGAGACTTCAGAAGATGCATGGGAGGAAGAACTGAAACAACAAGATGTATACTTCTTTGAGATGCAAACAATACTAGCTATCACTGATAACTTCAGCATCGAAAAGAAGCTTGGTCAAGGTGGGTTTGGTCCAGTTTATAAG GGAAAGCTGCAAGATGGGAAGGAAATAGCTATAAAACGGCTTTCTAGCAGTTCCGGACAGGGAAAACAGGAGTTCATGAATGAGATAGTACTCATCTCTAAGCTCCAACATAGAAACTTGGTTCGGCTTATGGGATGCTGCATCGAAGGAGAGGAAAAGCTTTTGATTTATGAGTTCTTGGTGAACAAAAGCCTCAACACCTTTATCTTTG ATTCGACGAAAAAGCTTGAGCTTGATTGGCCCAAGCGGTTTGAAATCATTCAAGGTATCGCTTGTGGACTTCTCTATCTTCACCGTGACTCATGTCTCAGGGTTGTGCACCGTGATTTGAAGGTCAGCAACATCCTTTTGGATGAGGAAATGAACCCAAAAATATCAGATTTTGGATTAGCTCGGATGTTTCAAGGAACACAACACCAAGCCAACACTCGCAGGGTTGTTGGAACTCT AGGATACATGTCTCCAGAGTATGCATGGACAGGAATGTTCTCTGAGAAATCAGACATCTATGCATTTGGAGTTCTTCTACTTGAAATCATAACGGGAAAGAGGATCTCCAGTTTCACCATTGGAGAGGAAGGCAAGAGTCTTCTTGAATAT ACATGGGATTGTTGGAGAGAAAGTGGTGGAGCGGATCTACTGGATCAAGATATATCCAGTTCAGGTTCTGATACGGAAGTAGCGAGATGTGTTCAGATTGGTTTGCTGTGTATTCAACAGCAAGCGTTGGATAGACCCAACATTGCACAAGTCATGTCAATGCTTACTACAGAAATGGATCTTCCTGAACCAAAACAACCGGTTTTTGCATTGCAGATTCAAGAGAGTGATTCAGATTCCAAGACTATGTATTCTGTGAATGAGATAACACAAACAGATATATTTGGTCGATAA